In the Alkaliphilus oremlandii OhILAs genome, one interval contains:
- a CDS encoding WecB/TagA/CpsF family glycosyltransferase → MRKQERVLGVNFDVVDESQALNILIDFLEKKSVVRSVYTPNPEIVMLAQEDRDLYRILKEADLVLADGIGVILASKIKGLELKDRVTGVDTMDKLLQYCGKNKKSIFILGGKPGVAELACKNIDKKYPGIQIAGYHHGYFMEAEEPEIIHTINEAHADILFVCFGAPKQEKWIDKNKSKLNCAIAMGVGGSVDVYAGVVKRAPVAFQKLGLEWFYRLLKEPTRLKRMMVLPKFLIKVIVTKE, encoded by the coding sequence ATGAGAAAGCAAGAGCGTGTATTAGGTGTAAATTTCGATGTAGTAGATGAATCCCAAGCATTGAATATTCTAATCGATTTTCTAGAAAAAAAATCAGTCGTAAGATCCGTTTATACACCGAATCCTGAAATTGTAATGTTAGCTCAAGAGGACAGAGATTTATATAGAATCTTAAAAGAAGCAGATTTAGTTTTAGCAGATGGCATCGGTGTAATCTTAGCTTCAAAAATAAAGGGTTTGGAGCTAAAAGATAGAGTTACTGGCGTGGATACAATGGACAAGCTACTGCAATATTGTGGAAAAAATAAAAAATCAATTTTCATTCTTGGTGGCAAACCTGGCGTTGCAGAGTTGGCTTGTAAGAATATTGATAAAAAATACCCTGGGATTCAAATCGCAGGATACCACCATGGATATTTTATGGAAGCTGAAGAACCAGAAATTATCCATACAATTAATGAAGCCCATGCAGACATTTTATTTGTTTGCTTCGGTGCGCCGAAGCAGGAAAAATGGATCGACAAAAATAAAAGTAAGCTGAATTGTGCCATCGCAATGGGTGTTGGAGGCAGTGTGGATGTTTATGCAGGTGTGGTTAAAAGAGCACCTGTAGCATTTCAAAAACTGGGACTAGAGTGGTTCTACAGACTTCTGAAAGAGCCTACAAGGTTGAAACGAATGATGGTTTTACCTAAGTTTTTAATAAAAGTGATCGTTACCAAAGAATAG
- a CDS encoding YitT family protein yields MKNKIYTTFVEYLGITFGCALMSLGLVFFLEPNTIAPGGVTGLAIVIQKIAGVPIDVSNLVINVPLFIAGIFILGGSFGAKTGYATLSLSAFIRIFTIFGSGYVPTNDLLLSSIFGGVVLGIGIGMVFRSGGTTGGTDLAGAILNKYLPNISIPKLMGILDLLVVITAGIVVRNIDTSLYSIISLYIVTQMADFIVDGLNYSKAFYIISDRYDEISGKIISDLDRGVTILEGRGYYTGADKNVILCIVDRAQVANLKKLVYEIDERAFMMVNTVHEVLGEGFKEVKK; encoded by the coding sequence ATGAAAAATAAAATATACACTACATTTGTTGAATATCTGGGGATCACCTTCGGATGTGCGCTCATGTCATTGGGCCTAGTATTTTTCCTAGAGCCCAATACCATAGCCCCTGGAGGTGTAACTGGACTTGCAATTGTAATACAGAAAATTGCGGGTGTTCCCATTGATGTAAGTAACCTGGTGATTAATGTTCCATTGTTCATTGCAGGAATATTCATTCTCGGCGGTAGCTTTGGTGCAAAAACAGGCTATGCTACGTTGAGTCTTTCTGCCTTTATAAGAATTTTTACGATCTTTGGGTCAGGTTATGTACCAACCAACGACTTATTACTATCCTCCATATTTGGTGGCGTGGTTCTAGGAATTGGAATCGGCATGGTCTTTCGATCTGGGGGAACCACAGGAGGAACGGATCTAGCAGGTGCTATCTTAAATAAGTACCTACCGAATATCAGTATACCGAAGCTCATGGGGATATTAGACCTCCTCGTGGTGATAACTGCAGGGATCGTCGTTAGAAATATCGATACATCTTTATATTCTATAATATCCTTATATATCGTCACACAAATGGCAGATTTTATTGTAGATGGCTTAAATTATTCCAAGGCATTTTACATTATTTCTGATAGATACGATGAAATTAGCGGAAAGATTATTTCTGATTTGGACAGAGGTGTTACCATCTTAGAGGGAAGAGGCTACTATACAGGTGCAGATAAAAATGTAATTCTGTGTATCGTGGATCGTGCTCAAGTAGCGAACTTGAAAAAGTTGGTTTATGAAATCGATGAAAGAGCATTCATGATGGTCAATACCGTTCATGAGGTTTTAGGTGAAGGATTTAAAGAAGTAAAAAAATAA
- a CDS encoding transketolase translates to MNKEESSLEKNIQELKTLANDIRKDIITMLAESGSGHPGGSLSAADILTVLYFNEMKVDPKNPKWADRDRFVLSKGHAAPVLYATLAKKGFFPREELMKLRKIDAMLQGHPDMKGTPGVDMSTGSLGQGFSASCGIAMAGKIDHKDYRVYTLLGDGELQEGLVWEAAMLAAHYKLDNLTAIIDYNGLQIDGRNEEILSVNPVSDKFKAFGWNVIAIDGHSIEAIIEAIGKAKEAKNVPTLILAKTVKGKGVSFMEDQVDWHGNAPKEEQKIQALKELGGEI, encoded by the coding sequence ATAAATAAGGAGGAGAGCAGTTTGGAAAAGAATATTCAAGAACTAAAAACTTTAGCCAATGATATTAGAAAAGATATTATAACCATGCTTGCAGAATCTGGTTCTGGACATCCTGGTGGATCCCTTTCAGCAGCTGATATTCTAACTGTACTATATTTTAATGAAATGAAGGTGGACCCTAAAAATCCAAAATGGGCGGATCGAGATCGTTTCGTATTATCAAAGGGTCATGCTGCACCAGTACTATATGCAACTTTAGCGAAAAAAGGATTTTTTCCAAGAGAAGAGCTAATGAAGCTTAGAAAAATAGATGCCATGCTACAGGGGCACCCAGACATGAAGGGAACACCTGGAGTGGATATGTCGACAGGCTCCTTAGGCCAAGGTTTTTCTGCATCCTGTGGGATTGCGATGGCAGGTAAAATTGACCATAAGGATTATAGAGTCTACACACTTTTAGGCGATGGCGAGCTTCAGGAAGGTCTCGTTTGGGAGGCTGCCATGTTAGCTGCGCATTATAAACTGGACAATTTAACAGCGATTATCGATTATAATGGACTTCAGATCGATGGAAGAAACGAAGAAATCCTTTCTGTAAATCCTGTTTCAGATAAGTTTAAAGCATTTGGTTGGAATGTGATTGCAATCGATGGACATTCCATTGAAGCAATTATAGAAGCCATTGGTAAAGCGAAAGAAGCGAAAAATGTGCCAACACTGATTTTAGCGAAAACAGTCAAAGGAAAAGGCGTTTCCTTTATGGAGGATCAAGTAGATTGGCACGGAAATGCACCGAAGGAAGAACAGAAGATACAGGCATTAAAGGAACTTGGAGGTGAAATATAA
- the ftsE gene encoding cell division ATP-binding protein FtsE, translating to MSKNKDSQWELMKVIELRNVTKTYSTGVQALTNINLKIEKEDFVFLVGPSGAGKSTFIKLILKEEELSDGSILINGQDVTKLSKRKVPYHRRNIGIVFQDFRLLPNKTVYENVAFAMEIIEASSKEIRRQVPMVLGMVGLSDKATSYPHQLSGGERQRVSIARAIVNNPAILIADEPTGNLDPETAWEIMKVLKQINRRGTTVLMATHAKDIVDVMQQRVIALEKGRVVRDQQRGAYGYEG from the coding sequence GTGTCGAAGAATAAAGATAGTCAGTGGGAGTTGATGAAGGTGATTGAATTAAGAAATGTAACGAAAACATATTCTACAGGTGTACAAGCCTTAACCAATATAAATTTAAAAATAGAAAAAGAAGATTTTGTATTTTTGGTAGGACCCAGTGGTGCTGGTAAATCTACATTTATCAAACTAATTTTAAAGGAAGAAGAACTGTCGGATGGGAGTATTCTCATCAACGGGCAGGATGTAACGAAGCTATCCAAACGTAAAGTACCATATCACAGAAGAAATATCGGGATTGTCTTTCAGGATTTTAGACTGCTTCCCAATAAAACCGTCTATGAAAATGTAGCCTTTGCCATGGAAATTATAGAAGCTTCTTCAAAGGAAATTAGAAGACAGGTTCCAATGGTATTAGGGATGGTAGGGTTAAGTGATAAAGCTACTTCATATCCCCATCAGTTATCCGGTGGAGAAAGGCAGAGAGTATCCATTGCTAGAGCAATTGTAAATAATCCAGCCATATTAATTGCCGACGAGCCCACAGGAAATCTAGATCCAGAGACGGCCTGGGAGATTATGAAGGTGTTGAAGCAAATTAATCGGCGTGGTACCACAGTCTTAATGGCGACCCATGCAAAGGACATTGTAGATGTGATGCAACAACGTGTAATTGCCTTAGAAAAGGGTAGGGTTGTTCGCGACCAGCAAAGGGGGGCGTACGGCTATGAAGGCTAG
- a CDS encoding 5-formyltetrahydrofolate cyclo-ligase: MKKEIRANILQQKSLISDEVVNNTSISIFNILSQQNFYKKANNIMLYISFGKEVVTKYIIEDLQKSGKRVFIPVTVPKTKALIVSELKDFEKDLQVGHFGVMEPKEEALRPVDPSILDLVIVPGVAFDQSGYRIGYGGGYYDRFIPRLSAHATTVSLAFDMQLIDKVPTSQYDIPVQYIITEKQLIQCL; this comes from the coding sequence ATGAAAAAAGAAATTAGAGCAAATATTTTACAACAAAAAAGTCTTATTTCTGATGAAGTTGTAAATAATACCAGCATTTCAATTTTTAATATTCTATCTCAACAAAATTTCTACAAAAAAGCAAATAATATTATGCTTTATATTTCCTTTGGAAAAGAAGTTGTTACAAAATATATTATAGAGGATCTGCAAAAATCGGGTAAAAGAGTCTTCATTCCTGTAACCGTTCCCAAAACAAAGGCGCTCATTGTATCAGAGCTAAAAGACTTTGAAAAGGATTTACAGGTAGGTCATTTTGGTGTGATGGAGCCGAAGGAAGAGGCCCTCCGACCTGTGGACCCTAGTATCCTAGACTTAGTCATTGTACCCGGTGTTGCCTTTGATCAAAGTGGATATCGCATCGGATACGGCGGCGGTTACTACGATCGATTTATCCCAAGGCTATCAGCACATGCTACGACAGTGTCTTTAGCCTTCGATATGCAGCTCATTGATAAAGTCCCGACCTCACAATACGATATCCCTGTTCAATATATCATAACGGAAAAACAATTGATACAATGTTTATAG
- the csaB gene encoding polysaccharide pyruvyl transferase CsaB, whose protein sequence is MKNVFIFGYYGFQNTGDEAILQVIVDQIREHISNANISVLSYNAKETMEKYKIKSVSRNKYMDLIKAIREADIVVSGGGSILQDATSVRSLIYYLSIIYIAKKMGKKVMFYGNGFGPITKTFNKKLVQYIINKVDVITVRDIQSKEEMISLGIKKDITVTADVTFAYKNIPKVEVAEEEYSKKKIGISVRDWKDEERYKSAIAGAGDYLIQKGYEVIFVPMQHPRDYIVSEEIASMMEGNPKILENKYTIKELIHMMSGFHMMIGMRLHSLIFGAIAGIPILGIEYDAKIYNFLQIVGQENGGKLEELEEESLIKAIDQVLAHHDLYAERIHIGRRMLQTKSEENIFILKSFMEKGGIV, encoded by the coding sequence ATGAAGAACGTATTCATATTTGGATATTATGGATTTCAGAATACAGGGGACGAAGCAATCTTACAAGTTATCGTAGATCAGATCAGAGAGCATATTTCCAATGCCAATATCTCAGTTTTAAGCTATAACGCTAAGGAGACCATGGAAAAATACAAGATTAAGTCCGTAAGCCGGAATAAATACATGGACTTAATTAAAGCCATTAGGGAAGCTGATATCGTTGTTAGTGGCGGCGGATCGATTTTACAGGATGCCACCAGTGTAAGATCCTTAATTTATTATTTAAGTATTATTTATATCGCAAAAAAAATGGGTAAGAAAGTAATGTTCTATGGCAATGGTTTCGGGCCCATCACGAAAACCTTTAATAAAAAATTGGTCCAATACATTATCAATAAAGTGGATGTGATTACGGTAAGAGATATACAGTCCAAGGAAGAAATGATATCTCTTGGGATAAAGAAGGATATTACTGTAACTGCCGATGTGACCTTTGCCTACAAAAATATCCCAAAGGTTGAGGTTGCAGAGGAAGAATATTCTAAAAAGAAGATAGGAATATCTGTAAGAGATTGGAAGGATGAAGAACGGTATAAAAGTGCCATCGCTGGTGCTGGAGATTATTTAATTCAGAAAGGTTATGAAGTAATTTTCGTACCGATGCAGCATCCCAGAGACTATATCGTTTCAGAAGAAATTGCATCCATGATGGAAGGAAATCCTAAAATTTTAGAAAATAAATATACCATTAAAGAATTGATTCATATGATGTCAGGATTTCATATGATGATCGGCATGCGGCTCCATTCCCTTATATTTGGAGCAATTGCTGGTATTCCAATTCTAGGGATTGAATATGATGCGAAAATTTATAATTTTTTACAAATCGTTGGACAGGAAAATGGTGGTAAGCTAGAAGAACTGGAGGAAGAAAGTCTCATCAAAGCCATCGATCAGGTTCTGGCTCATCATGATTTATATGCAGAAAGAATCCATATTGGAAGACGTATGCTTCAAACAAAATCAGAAGAGAATATATTCATTTTGAAAAGCTTTATGGAAAAGGGTGGAATCGTATGA
- a CDS encoding transketolase family protein gives MTKMATRDAYGQALVELGRANENIVVLDADLSKSTKTADFRKNFPDRFINVGIAEQNLMGMAAGLSTAGKIPFASTFAMFATGRAFEIIRNSIGYPKLNVKICATHSGITVGEDGASHQALEDISCMRTIPNMTVIVPADGVETKAAIHAVAKMEGPVYVRLGRLAVPTINDEATYKFEIGKGIQLKEGNDVTIVATGLMVNEALEAAKELEANGIHARVINIHTIKPIDTELIVKAAQETGAIVTAEEHNIIGGLGSAVAEVISENCPVPLKRIGTMDTFGESGSPVDLMKKYGLTKENIISAVTEIMKKK, from the coding sequence ATGACTAAAATGGCTACTCGTGATGCTTACGGTCAAGCTCTAGTGGAACTTGGACGAGCGAATGAAAATATCGTTGTATTAGATGCGGACCTTTCTAAATCTACTAAAACCGCTGATTTTAGAAAAAATTTTCCTGATCGATTTATCAATGTTGGGATCGCAGAACAAAATCTAATGGGAATGGCGGCTGGTTTATCCACTGCTGGAAAAATTCCATTTGCCAGTACTTTTGCGATGTTTGCTACAGGTCGTGCATTTGAAATCATTAGAAACTCGATCGGATATCCAAAGCTCAATGTGAAAATTTGTGCAACCCATTCCGGTATTACAGTTGGTGAGGATGGTGCTTCTCATCAAGCATTGGAGGATATCTCCTGTATGAGAACCATTCCAAATATGACCGTTATCGTACCTGCTGATGGCGTAGAAACAAAAGCAGCAATCCATGCTGTAGCAAAAATGGAGGGGCCGGTATACGTAAGACTTGGAAGACTGGCAGTACCGACCATTAACGATGAAGCAACCTATAAATTTGAAATTGGAAAGGGCATCCAATTAAAAGAAGGAAATGATGTGACCATTGTAGCCACAGGTTTAATGGTAAATGAAGCCTTAGAAGCAGCGAAAGAGCTTGAAGCAAATGGCATTCATGCAAGAGTAATCAATATCCATACCATAAAGCCTATTGATACAGAGTTGATTGTGAAGGCAGCACAGGAGACTGGAGCCATCGTAACAGCAGAAGAGCATAACATCATTGGGGGATTAGGTTCCGCAGTTGCAGAAGTCATCAGCGAGAACTGCCCTGTACCATTAAAGCGTATTGGTACAATGGATACCTTTGGAGAGTCTGGAAGTCCAGTAGATCTAATGAAGAAGTATGGACTGACAAAGGAAAACATCATCAGTGCTGTTACTGAAATTATGAAGAAAAAATAA
- a CDS encoding protease complex subunit PrcB family protein, protein MGLKRKMPKLPKVNWKLFITMVLLIVMATCLVKYVPKLFKEDSGVGYMVLETDQIPEKITQILPRYKMLERALAAKVDDNIYVIVTRGEKLTAGYDVDIDKIEVVKEDEETKLVVHAIFKDPKPDDLVTQSMTHPYVVAKTELKELPAKIDLQITQQE, encoded by the coding sequence TTGGGATTAAAAAGAAAAATGCCAAAACTGCCGAAGGTTAACTGGAAGTTATTTATTACAATGGTGTTGCTAATTGTAATGGCCACTTGTCTTGTAAAATATGTTCCTAAATTATTTAAAGAAGATAGTGGGGTGGGGTATATGGTTTTAGAGACAGATCAAATTCCAGAAAAAATTACGCAGATATTACCGCGATACAAGATGCTAGAAAGAGCGCTAGCAGCAAAAGTAGATGATAATATCTATGTAATTGTTACGAGGGGAGAAAAATTAACAGCTGGATACGATGTGGATATTGATAAAATAGAAGTCGTGAAAGAGGATGAAGAAACGAAGCTGGTGGTTCATGCAATATTTAAGGATCCAAAGCCAGATGATTTGGTAACGCAGTCCATGACACATCCATATGTGGTGGCAAAGACAGAGCTTAAAGAGCTGCCTGCAAAAATTGATTTACAAATAACCCAGCAAGAGTAG
- a CDS encoding phosphodiester glycosidase family protein — protein MNRLKSTVIAMGLSAVLVTSLTGTSFANTIVHEKIKEEIISSGVTYKNILRFTQSGWLNLNAVYINLNDHNTELDVLTSSNGVSTKETLSTMAKREDNLVAAINGDFFYMLNPDSPLGAIVKDGKMISSPITVHNYATFFIDNYGQAFADYWTHKISASTSSGVNIPIASINKYTDEYQYIMLIDKNWGTHSPGFNGNLQAMVEVVVIDGVVTEIRQNQPSIPIPENGYILLASKGKSQWAQADQLLSSVNIGDRIEIHTDVNPSLENIKLAMGGGTTLVKDGQIANFTQTVSGAAQRTAIGITRDRSQIIFVTIDGRHSSYTGVDGKQLAQYLIELGSYEAILMDGGGSTTMVKRDQGAFNSKVVNHLSEGSERRITNGIAVISKAPVESLRGINVESDDTNSFVGVSRQIAVKAYDKNYNPIHVDPSQVRFSIKSGEGTFNGMNFTPTKSGRTVVGVEYLGATAELTIDVLGEISHMKITPETAQLNYGQSRSFNVVAVDTDGYSAKVPAKDILWKDLQGLGSFKDGVYTAGSKSGLTKLQATIGNHVAEVNVAIGSNSAVINGFEALNVGFLLYPQSVTGNISLDSNAKEGKYSLKLEYDFTQTDETRAAYIAFDGNTKITSPANSLGVWAYATEPSTNWIRAKVKDASGAEHVIDLKKNIDWTDWKYLTGNLPANLVYPVTVERLYVVETDSAQKGKGQILFDGLEAIYGINTPSNIPSATVIKDKYNRPYEVQGEQLFVYGGIQFKNYTLLDRIVGNKISSVINSNHVASLFTGSVDARLSNGIQKQIISAKSGYGSYEQGNSLIIQLDTLNDGLRKTNFDQWPWLQNLLRSTNKKNVFVVMNKAIYGNGGFTDKLEADLLMETFAELAKAGKQVFVLYEGQNLAVDIINGVRYISTGCYNNSTSNNPQAAFKYIEFNMNNNEVTYQIKPLFE, from the coding sequence ATGAACAGACTCAAGAGCACGGTTATAGCCATGGGCTTATCTGCTGTTTTAGTAACGTCATTAACGGGTACAAGCTTTGCAAATACCATTGTACATGAAAAAATAAAGGAAGAGATCATATCCAGTGGAGTTACATATAAAAACATCCTTCGTTTTACCCAAAGTGGTTGGTTGAATTTAAATGCGGTATATATCAATTTAAACGACCACAATACAGAATTGGATGTTTTAACAAGTTCAAACGGCGTATCCACCAAGGAAACGTTATCCACTATGGCAAAGCGAGAAGATAACCTTGTAGCGGCTATCAATGGAGATTTTTTCTATATGCTGAATCCAGATTCTCCATTGGGCGCCATTGTAAAAGATGGAAAGATGATCAGTAGTCCAATTACAGTTCATAACTATGCTACCTTTTTTATCGATAACTACGGACAAGCTTTTGCAGACTACTGGACTCATAAAATATCTGCAAGTACAAGCAGTGGCGTCAATATACCCATTGCCTCCATCAATAAATATACGGATGAATACCAGTATATCATGCTCATTGATAAAAACTGGGGCACCCATTCTCCAGGATTCAATGGCAATTTACAAGCTATGGTAGAAGTTGTTGTAATCGATGGTGTTGTTACAGAAATTCGTCAAAACCAACCATCTATTCCAATTCCTGAAAACGGTTATATATTATTGGCGTCCAAAGGAAAGTCCCAATGGGCACAGGCAGACCAACTGCTTTCTAGCGTCAATATTGGAGACAGAATAGAAATACACACCGATGTGAATCCTAGCCTAGAAAATATTAAACTTGCCATGGGTGGAGGAACAACCTTAGTGAAGGACGGACAGATTGCTAATTTTACGCAAACTGTTTCCGGTGCTGCCCAAAGAACGGCCATAGGAATTACGAGAGATCGTAGTCAGATCATTTTTGTAACTATAGATGGAAGACATAGCTCATATACCGGCGTGGACGGGAAGCAATTGGCCCAATATTTAATCGAGCTGGGAAGCTATGAAGCAATTTTAATGGATGGTGGTGGTTCCACTACCATGGTGAAGCGAGATCAAGGTGCCTTCAATTCAAAGGTGGTAAACCATCTTTCAGAGGGCTCTGAGAGAAGAATCACCAACGGTATTGCAGTAATATCAAAAGCACCAGTGGAAAGTCTACGTGGTATCAATGTGGAATCCGACGATACAAATAGCTTCGTTGGTGTTTCACGCCAAATCGCTGTGAAAGCCTATGACAAAAACTACAATCCAATCCATGTAGATCCTTCGCAGGTTCGTTTTTCTATTAAATCTGGAGAGGGAACCTTTAATGGAATGAATTTTACCCCAACGAAATCTGGAAGGACCGTAGTCGGTGTTGAATATTTAGGTGCTACAGCAGAATTGACCATCGACGTTTTAGGAGAGATTTCCCATATGAAGATTACACCTGAAACAGCGCAGCTCAACTATGGACAGAGCAGAAGCTTTAATGTGGTCGCTGTAGATACAGATGGATATAGTGCGAAGGTTCCAGCCAAAGATATTCTATGGAAGGACTTACAAGGACTAGGCTCTTTTAAAGATGGCGTTTACACTGCTGGAAGTAAAAGTGGCTTAACAAAGCTACAGGCTACCATCGGGAATCATGTAGCAGAGGTGAATGTTGCAATTGGATCAAACAGCGCTGTCATTAACGGATTTGAAGCGTTAAATGTAGGATTTCTTCTTTATCCACAATCTGTAACTGGTAATATATCCTTAGATTCCAATGCCAAGGAAGGAAAATATTCTTTAAAGCTAGAATATGACTTTACACAGACCGACGAAACGAGAGCAGCATATATTGCCTTTGATGGAAATACCAAAATAACCTCCCCTGCAAATAGTCTAGGGGTTTGGGCATATGCAACAGAACCATCAACCAATTGGATCAGAGCAAAAGTGAAGGATGCAAGTGGTGCAGAGCATGTAATCGATTTGAAGAAAAATATAGATTGGACAGATTGGAAATACCTCACAGGGAATTTACCCGCAAATTTAGTATATCCAGTTACTGTAGAAAGACTTTACGTTGTTGAAACAGATAGTGCTCAAAAAGGAAAAGGACAAATTCTATTTGACGGCTTAGAAGCGATTTACGGTATCAACACACCTTCTAATATTCCTTCAGCCACTGTAATTAAAGATAAATACAATAGACCGTATGAAGTGCAAGGAGAGCAGTTATTTGTATATGGTGGTATTCAGTTTAAGAACTATACTTTACTGGATCGAATTGTCGGCAATAAGATAAGCAGTGTCATCAACAGCAATCATGTGGCCTCTTTATTTACTGGAAGTGTCGATGCTAGATTGAGCAATGGGATTCAAAAACAAATAATTTCAGCGAAATCTGGATATGGCTCTTACGAGCAAGGCAATAGCCTGATTATACAATTAGATACCTTAAATGATGGATTGAGAAAAACAAATTTTGATCAGTGGCCATGGCTTCAAAACCTATTAAGAAGCACCAACAAGAAGAATGTGTTCGTTGTAATGAACAAGGCCATCTATGGTAATGGAGGATTTACAGACAAATTAGAGGCAGACCTATTGATGGAAACCTTTGCAGAACTGGCGAAAGCAGGAAAACAGGTATTTGTTCTATATGAGGGACAAAACTTGGCAGTGGACATCATCAATGGTGTAAGATACATTTCAACGGGTTGTTACAATAACAGTACCTCAAATAACCCGCAGGCAGCCTTTAAGTATATCGAATTCAATATGAACAATAACGAAGTGACCTATCAAATTAAACCTTTATTTGAATAG